One segment of Chelmon rostratus isolate fCheRos1 chromosome 17, fCheRos1.pri, whole genome shotgun sequence DNA contains the following:
- the LOC121620864 gene encoding protein Hook homolog 2-like isoform X1, protein MSLDKAELCDSLLTWLQTFQVPSCNSKYDLTSGVAIAHVLHRIDPSWFNETWLGRIKEESGANWRLKVSNLKKILKSMLEYYHDVLGHQVSDEHLPDVNLIGEMGDVTELGKLVQLVLGCAVSCEKKQEQIQQIMTLEESVQHVVMTAIQELLSKEPSSEPGSPETYGDFDYQSRKYYFLSEEADEKEDLSQRCRDLEHQLSVALEEKSSLQAETRTLKEKLSRCDSLDASTTAITGKKLLLLQSQIEQLQEENYRLENSRDDMRVRGEILEREVTELQQRNEELTSLAQEAQALKDEMDILRHSSDRVNQLEALVETYKRKLEDLGDLRRQVRLLEERNTVYMQRTCELEEELRRANAVRNQLDTYKRQAHELHTKHSAEAMKAEKWQFEYKNLHDKYDALQKEKERLISERDTLRETNDELRCAQVQQRCLTGAGGLCDSGVTVGNLAAEIMPTELKETVVRLQSENKMLCVQEETYRQKLVEVQAELEDAQRSKNVLETQDRLNQQQISELRSHIEELQKALQEQDSKTEDAISSLLKKKLEEHLEKLHEAHSDLQKKREVIDDLEPKVDGNMAKKIDELQEILRKKDEDMKQMEERYKRYVEKARTVIKTLDPKQPVTTTPAIQALKNQLTEKERKIQHLEHDYEKSRARHDQEEKLIITAWYNMGMALHQKVSGERLGPSNQAMSFLAQQRQSTNARRGLIRHHPR, encoded by the exons ATGAGTCTGGATAAAGCCGAGCTGTGTGATTCACTGCTAACCTGG TTGCAGACATTTCAGGTGCCCTCATGCAACAGCAAGTACGACCTAACAAGCGGAGTGGCCATTGCACATGTGCTGCACAGAAT AGACCCCTCTTGGTTTAATGAGACATGGCTAGGCCGGATCAAGGAGGAGAGTGGAGCCAACTGGCGCCTCAAG gtcaGCAACTTAAAAAAGATTCTTAAGAGCATGCTGGAATATTATCATGAC GTGCTCGGTCACCAGGTATCAGATGAGCACTTGCCAGACGTGAACCTTATAGGCGAGATGGGAGATGTCACTGAACTGGGGAAGCTGGTGCAGCTTGTATTGGGCTGTGCTGTCAGTTGTGAGAAGAAACAAG AGCAAATCCAGCAGATAATGACACTTGAGGAATCTGTCCAGCACGTTGTGATGACAGCCATTCAGGAG CTTTTATCAAAGGAGCCTTCATCTGAACCAGGAAGCCCCGAGACCTACGGGGACTTTGACTACCAG TCCAGGAAGTATTATTTTCTAAGTGAGGAGGCAGATGAGAAGGAGGACCTGAGCCAACGCTGTCGAGACCTAGAACATCAG CTCTCCGTGGCTCTGGAGGAGAAGTCGTCCCTACAGGCTGAGACTCGCACCCTGAAAGAGAAGCTGAGTCGCTGTGACTCCTTGGATGCATCCACCACTGCCATCACTGGCAAGAAGCTGCTTCTGTTGCAGAGTCAGATAGAGCAGCTTCAGGAGGAGAACTACAG ACTGGAGAACAGCAGAGATGACATGCGTGTGCGGGGAGAGATACTTGAGCGTGAAGTGACCGAGCTGCAGCAACGAAACGAAGAGCTGACCAGCCTGGCGCAGGAGGCCCAGGCACTCAAAGACGAGATGGACATTCTCAG gCACTCGTCTGACCGGGTGAACCAGCTTGAAGCACTGGTGGAGACTTacaagaggaagctggaggatcTGGGAGACCTGCGCAGACAGGTGCGCCTCCTGGAGGAGCGCAACACCGTGTACATGCAGCGCACCTgcgagctggaggaggagctccGCAGGGCCAACGCGGTCCGCAATCAGCTGGACACCTACAAGAGACAG GCTCACGAGCTGCACACCAAGCACTCGGCAGAGGCCATGAAAGCTGAGAAATGGCAGTTTGAGTACAAGAACCTTCACGACAAGTATGACGCActacagaaggagaaagaa CGTCTGATCTCGGAAAGAGACACACTTCGGGAAACGAACGATGAGCTCAGGTGTGCACAAGTCCAACAGAGGTGCCTCACTGGAGCTG gaggctTGTGCGACAGTGGTGTCACAGTGGGAAACCTTGCTGCAGAGATCATGCCTACTGAGCTCAA GGAGACTGTGGTTCGTCTGCAGAGTGAAAACAAGATGTTGTGTGTCCAGGAGGAGACCTACAGGCAGAAACTAGTGGAGGTGCAGGCTGAGCTGGAGGACGCTCAGCGCAGCAAGAACGTCTTGGAAACTCAGGACAG actgaaccagcagcagatctCAGAGCTGCGTTCTCACATAGAGGAGCTCCAGAAAGCGCTTCAGGAGCAGGACAGCAAGACTGAGGAT GCCATT tCCTCCTTACTGAAGAAGAAGCTTGAGGAGCATTT GGAGAAGCTCCATGAAGCCCACTCAGATCtccaaaagaaaagggaggTCATTGATGACCTGGAGCCCAAAGTGGACGGCAACA tgGCAAAGAAGATTGACGAACTCCAGGAGATCCTGCGGAAGAAGGATGAGGACATGAAGCAGATGGAGGAGCGATACAAGCGCTATGTGGAGAAGGCGAGAACG gtgatCAAAACCCTGGACCCCAAGCAGCCGGTGACCACGACTCCTGCCATTCAGGCACTGAAGAACCAgctgacagagaaggagagaaaaatccAGCACTTGGAG CATGACTATGAGAAGAGCAGAGCCAGGCATGACCAGGAGGAGAAACTCATCATTACTGCATGGTACAACATG GGGATGGCACTGCATCAGAAGGTTTCTGGCGAGCGGCTGGGTCCCTCTAACCAGGCCATGTCCTTCCTTGCCCAGCAGAGGCAGTCCACCAACGCCAGGAGAGGCCTGATTCGACACCATCCGAGATAA
- the trir gene encoding telomerase RNA component interacting RNase translates to MDSKRAQGKPQTSGGSGDSSCGSPASPSSSPATMPGGNVFANDGSFMEMFKKMEEEKRKKETQQTSGEARATEQGQTPVEKKPPPVTSFVGKRRGGVFLKTGMVAKKQKHDTEVEPGKSDAWSKYMAEVKKYKAHQCGDDDKTRPLVK, encoded by the exons ATGGATTCAAAGCGGGCACAAGGCAAACCCCAAACAAGCGGCGGCAGCGGTGACTCGAGCTGCGGCAGCCCGGCGTCCCCCTCCAGCAGCCCCGCAACGATGCCCGGGGGAAACGTGTTCGCTAACGACGGCAGCTTCATGGAGATGTTCaagaagatggaggaagagaagaggaaaaaggagacgCAGCAAACAAGTGGAGAGGCGAGAGCCACAGAGCAAGGACAGACACCAGTGGAAAAGAAGCCCCCTCCCGTGACGAGCTTT GTGGGGAAACGCAGAGGCGGTGTGTTCCTAAAGACCGGCATGGTTGCGAAGAAGCAGAAACACGACACAGAG GTCGAGCCAGGCAAGAGCGATGCTTGGTCAAAGTACATGGCTGAGGTCAAAAAGTACAAAGCCCACCAGTGTGGCGACGACGATAAGACCAGGCCTTTGGTCAAGTAG
- the LOC121620864 gene encoding protein Hook homolog 2-like isoform X2 — protein MSLDKAELCDSLLTWLQTFQVPSCNSKYDLTSGVAIAHVLHRIDPSWFNETWLGRIKEESGANWRLKVSNLKKILKSMLEYYHDVLGHQVSDEHLPDVNLIGEMGDVTELGKLVQLVLGCAVSCEKKQEQIQQIMTLEESVQHVVMTAIQELLSKEPSSEPGSPETYGDFDYQSRKYYFLSEEADEKEDLSQRCRDLEHQLSVALEEKSSLQAETRTLKEKLSRCDSLDASTTAITGKKLLLLQSQIEQLQEENYRLENSRDDMRVRGEILEREVTELQQRNEELTSLAQEAQALKDEMDILRHSSDRVNQLEALVETYKRKLEDLGDLRRQVRLLEERNTVYMQRTCELEEELRRANAVRNQLDTYKRQAHELHTKHSAEAMKAEKWQFEYKNLHDKYDALQKEKERLISERDTLRETNDELRCAQVQQRCLTGAGGLCDSGVTVGNLAAEIMPTELKETVVRLQSENKMLCVQEETYRQKLVEVQAELEDAQRSKNVLETQDRLNQQQISELRSHIEELQKALQEQDSKTEDSSLLKKKLEEHLEKLHEAHSDLQKKREVIDDLEPKVDGNMAKKIDELQEILRKKDEDMKQMEERYKRYVEKARTVIKTLDPKQPVTTTPAIQALKNQLTEKERKIQHLEHDYEKSRARHDQEEKLIITAWYNMGMALHQKVSGERLGPSNQAMSFLAQQRQSTNARRGLIRHHPR, from the exons ATGAGTCTGGATAAAGCCGAGCTGTGTGATTCACTGCTAACCTGG TTGCAGACATTTCAGGTGCCCTCATGCAACAGCAAGTACGACCTAACAAGCGGAGTGGCCATTGCACATGTGCTGCACAGAAT AGACCCCTCTTGGTTTAATGAGACATGGCTAGGCCGGATCAAGGAGGAGAGTGGAGCCAACTGGCGCCTCAAG gtcaGCAACTTAAAAAAGATTCTTAAGAGCATGCTGGAATATTATCATGAC GTGCTCGGTCACCAGGTATCAGATGAGCACTTGCCAGACGTGAACCTTATAGGCGAGATGGGAGATGTCACTGAACTGGGGAAGCTGGTGCAGCTTGTATTGGGCTGTGCTGTCAGTTGTGAGAAGAAACAAG AGCAAATCCAGCAGATAATGACACTTGAGGAATCTGTCCAGCACGTTGTGATGACAGCCATTCAGGAG CTTTTATCAAAGGAGCCTTCATCTGAACCAGGAAGCCCCGAGACCTACGGGGACTTTGACTACCAG TCCAGGAAGTATTATTTTCTAAGTGAGGAGGCAGATGAGAAGGAGGACCTGAGCCAACGCTGTCGAGACCTAGAACATCAG CTCTCCGTGGCTCTGGAGGAGAAGTCGTCCCTACAGGCTGAGACTCGCACCCTGAAAGAGAAGCTGAGTCGCTGTGACTCCTTGGATGCATCCACCACTGCCATCACTGGCAAGAAGCTGCTTCTGTTGCAGAGTCAGATAGAGCAGCTTCAGGAGGAGAACTACAG ACTGGAGAACAGCAGAGATGACATGCGTGTGCGGGGAGAGATACTTGAGCGTGAAGTGACCGAGCTGCAGCAACGAAACGAAGAGCTGACCAGCCTGGCGCAGGAGGCCCAGGCACTCAAAGACGAGATGGACATTCTCAG gCACTCGTCTGACCGGGTGAACCAGCTTGAAGCACTGGTGGAGACTTacaagaggaagctggaggatcTGGGAGACCTGCGCAGACAGGTGCGCCTCCTGGAGGAGCGCAACACCGTGTACATGCAGCGCACCTgcgagctggaggaggagctccGCAGGGCCAACGCGGTCCGCAATCAGCTGGACACCTACAAGAGACAG GCTCACGAGCTGCACACCAAGCACTCGGCAGAGGCCATGAAAGCTGAGAAATGGCAGTTTGAGTACAAGAACCTTCACGACAAGTATGACGCActacagaaggagaaagaa CGTCTGATCTCGGAAAGAGACACACTTCGGGAAACGAACGATGAGCTCAGGTGTGCACAAGTCCAACAGAGGTGCCTCACTGGAGCTG gaggctTGTGCGACAGTGGTGTCACAGTGGGAAACCTTGCTGCAGAGATCATGCCTACTGAGCTCAA GGAGACTGTGGTTCGTCTGCAGAGTGAAAACAAGATGTTGTGTGTCCAGGAGGAGACCTACAGGCAGAAACTAGTGGAGGTGCAGGCTGAGCTGGAGGACGCTCAGCGCAGCAAGAACGTCTTGGAAACTCAGGACAG actgaaccagcagcagatctCAGAGCTGCGTTCTCACATAGAGGAGCTCCAGAAAGCGCTTCAGGAGCAGGACAGCAAGACTGAGGAT tCCTCCTTACTGAAGAAGAAGCTTGAGGAGCATTT GGAGAAGCTCCATGAAGCCCACTCAGATCtccaaaagaaaagggaggTCATTGATGACCTGGAGCCCAAAGTGGACGGCAACA tgGCAAAGAAGATTGACGAACTCCAGGAGATCCTGCGGAAGAAGGATGAGGACATGAAGCAGATGGAGGAGCGATACAAGCGCTATGTGGAGAAGGCGAGAACG gtgatCAAAACCCTGGACCCCAAGCAGCCGGTGACCACGACTCCTGCCATTCAGGCACTGAAGAACCAgctgacagagaaggagagaaaaatccAGCACTTGGAG CATGACTATGAGAAGAGCAGAGCCAGGCATGACCAGGAGGAGAAACTCATCATTACTGCATGGTACAACATG GGGATGGCACTGCATCAGAAGGTTTCTGGCGAGCGGCTGGGTCCCTCTAACCAGGCCATGTCCTTCCTTGCCCAGCAGAGGCAGTCCACCAACGCCAGGAGAGGCCTGATTCGACACCATCCGAGATAA